The Coffea arabica cultivar ET-39 unplaced genomic scaffold, Coffea Arabica ET-39 HiFi ptg000028l, whole genome shotgun sequence genome has a segment encoding these proteins:
- the LOC140032736 gene encoding MDIS1-interacting receptor like kinase 2-like, with protein MHHDCSPSIVHRDISSNNVLLDSEYEAHVSDFGTAKLLRRGSSNWTTPAGTLGYIAPEFAYTMRVTEKCDVYSFGVLTLEIIKGKHPGEFVAHLMSSTTGHIELKDLLDQRLSHPTQEIEKILVFILKIAEACLHVNPESKPTCGQQEGRQ; from the exons ATGCATCATGATTGTTCACCTTCAATAGTTCATCGAGACATTTCAAGCAACAATGTGTTGCTTGATTCAGAATATGAGGCTCATGTTTCGGACTTTGGCACTGCTAAACTTCTCAGGAGGGGCTCATCCAATTGGACCACTCCTGCTGGCACATTGGGATACATTGCACCAG AATTTGCCTACACAATGAGAGTCACTGAAAAATGTGATGTTTATAGCTTTGGGGTCCTGACATTGGAAATAATCAAGGGGAAGCACCCTGGTGAATTCGTTGCCCATCTGATGTCTTCAACAACTGGACATATAGAATTGAAAGACTTGTTAGACCAGAGACTTTCGCATCCCacacaagaaattgaaaagaTCCTGGTATTCATCCTCAAGATTGCAGAGGCATGTTTACATGTAAATCCAGAATCCAAGCCAACATGTGGCCAACAAGAAGGTAGGCAATAG